Proteins encoded together in one Bacteroides ovatus window:
- a CDS encoding PKD-like domain-containing protein, whose translation MKHIILFLFVLLALISCVKEEEDSPLLSAPVITLKEESSIYKTKIGREITIAPIYENTDSETTFNWTIDGKSICTTSTLTFSADEAGRYFILISATNAGGTTEKEIRIDVFQLDVPTISIADADKGFKVLQGSELTITPIVDSFLETSYSWQINGEDISNELTCTLPTIELGEYQVRFATHNEDGDDEVTFKVEVCSPDQVDFNWTFLQTEYNMSAGRTIRIKPVDVNNALDAVYTWTVDNEQVQSGENDTYLFTSEQQGEHTVKVEMKNSYILATQTLKVNVCPPAGTYQRKISATSSASMNKVYEYLPAPGQFINENHNTITMAEACTYAEERINQTAYVSLGGFGGYIIVGFDHSIVNDGDYNIAITGNAFDGSSEPGIVWVMQDENGDGLPNDTWYELRGSEYGKAETWQDYAVTYHKPTGIQLPTPWTDNHGQSGSIDYLGAFHRQDYYYPAWVKEKQYTLRGTRLKERNYDQSGNGTYWVNDSYEWGYADNFSAIDRLTDDDNYNAGPSDNHFKISHAVTFDGKDANLKYVDFIKVQVGVNSKSGWLGEISTEVFGIKDFNMLK comes from the coding sequence ATGAAACATATTATACTTTTTTTATTTGTTCTGTTAGCATTAATATCATGCGTGAAAGAAGAGGAGGACTCTCCTCTTCTTTCCGCTCCTGTCATTACCTTGAAAGAAGAATCCTCCATCTATAAAACAAAAATTGGTCGGGAGATAACCATCGCTCCCATTTATGAAAATACCGATTCGGAAACGACCTTTAACTGGACAATAGATGGAAAGAGTATCTGTACCACTTCCACCCTGACATTTTCAGCCGATGAAGCAGGCAGGTATTTCATTCTGATTTCTGCCACCAATGCCGGAGGGACAACAGAAAAGGAGATACGTATCGATGTCTTTCAACTTGATGTACCTACTATCTCTATTGCGGATGCCGACAAAGGTTTCAAAGTGCTTCAAGGCTCTGAACTAACCATTACACCTATAGTAGATTCTTTTCTGGAAACCAGTTACTCCTGGCAAATAAACGGTGAAGATATTTCGAACGAATTAACCTGTACTCTCCCCACAATCGAGCTTGGCGAATATCAAGTTCGTTTTGCTACTCACAATGAAGATGGCGATGACGAAGTAACTTTCAAAGTAGAAGTTTGTTCACCGGATCAAGTAGATTTCAACTGGACATTCCTGCAAACGGAATATAACATGTCAGCCGGCAGAACTATCCGTATCAAACCGGTTGACGTGAATAATGCACTGGATGCAGTCTATACATGGACCGTGGACAATGAACAAGTGCAATCCGGAGAAAATGATACTTATCTGTTTACATCCGAGCAGCAGGGAGAACACACGGTAAAGGTCGAAATGAAGAACTCATATATACTCGCTACGCAAACATTAAAAGTCAATGTTTGCCCTCCCGCAGGAACATACCAGCGGAAGATTAGCGCCACAAGTTCTGCGTCAATGAACAAAGTATATGAATATTTACCGGCTCCCGGTCAATTCATCAATGAGAATCATAACACAATAACTATGGCAGAAGCCTGCACCTATGCAGAAGAACGAATCAATCAGACGGCTTATGTTTCCCTAGGCGGATTCGGTGGATACATCATCGTTGGATTCGATCATAGTATCGTGAATGATGGAGATTACAACATTGCTATTACAGGAAACGCTTTTGATGGTTCGTCAGAACCGGGAATTGTATGGGTAATGCAGGACGAAAATGGTGATGGGTTACCTAATGACACTTGGTATGAATTGCGCGGATCCGAATATGGGAAAGCCGAAACCTGGCAGGACTATGCCGTCACCTATCATAAACCAACTGGTATTCAGCTTCCCACCCCATGGACAGACAATCATGGTCAAAGTGGGTCTATTGATTATCTGGGTGCTTTTCACCGGCAAGATTATTATTATCCCGCCTGGGTAAAGGAAAAACAATATACTTTGCGAGGTACTCGCCTGAAAGAGCGTAATTACGATCAATCCGGTAATGGTACTTATTGGGTAAATGATAGTTATGAATGGGGATATGCTGATAATTTCAGCGCCATTGATCGTCTGACAGATGATGACAACTATAATGCCGGACCGTCTGACAATCATTTCAAGATATCCCATGCTGTAACTTTCGACGGTAAGGATGCAAACCTGAAGTACGTTGATTTTATCAAAGTACAAGTGGGTGTTAATAGTAAAAGCGGTTGGTTGGGTGAAATATCCACTGAAGTTTTTGGAATAAAGGATTTCAACATGCTCAAATAA
- a CDS encoding DUF5074 domain-containing protein, which yields MRISVLSIIICFVLLSTSCREDERIIPSTPNQVTPGVNGTSVKGFFLLNEGNMGSNKATLDYFDYETGIYHKNIYAERNPGVVQELGDVGNDIQIYGNKLYAIINCSHFVEVMNVETAKHITQISIPNCRYIVFKDKYAYVSSYAGPVKIDPNARLGYVARVDTTTLTVKDTCVVGYQPEEMVIVGNKLYVANSGGYRVPNYDRTVSVIDLNTFKVIKTIDVGINLHRMELDQYGNIYVSSRGDYYDTYSETFVIDSNTDKVVDELPLLPNTEMAICRDSLYVYSTEWSYYTNSWTVSYAIYNTKTKKTDTRNFITDGTEKSIKIPYGIAINPETGEFFVTDAKDYVTPGTLYCFSRDGKKKWSVITGDIPAHIAFTDKKLKEIQ from the coding sequence ATGAGAATATCTGTTCTATCCATCATTATCTGTTTTGTTCTTCTATCGACTTCTTGTCGCGAAGATGAACGCATTATTCCGTCAACTCCCAACCAAGTTACTCCCGGAGTAAACGGTACCTCTGTCAAAGGTTTCTTTCTACTCAATGAAGGAAATATGGGAAGCAACAAGGCTACCCTTGATTACTTTGATTACGAAACCGGTATCTATCATAAGAATATCTATGCGGAACGGAACCCGGGAGTCGTACAAGAATTGGGGGATGTGGGAAATGATATCCAAATCTATGGAAATAAGTTATATGCCATCATCAACTGTTCTCATTTCGTAGAAGTGATGAATGTAGAAACAGCAAAACACATCACGCAAATTTCCATACCTAATTGCCGTTATATCGTCTTTAAAGATAAATATGCATACGTCAGTTCGTATGCAGGCCCTGTCAAAATAGATCCCAACGCCAGACTGGGGTATGTAGCACGTGTTGACACTACCACACTGACTGTCAAGGATACCTGTGTGGTCGGCTACCAGCCGGAAGAAATGGTGATTGTGGGCAACAAACTCTATGTAGCCAACTCCGGCGGGTATCGCGTACCTAATTATGACCGCACGGTATCCGTCATCGACTTGAACACATTCAAAGTTATCAAAACCATTGATGTGGGAATCAATTTGCATAGAATGGAATTAGACCAATACGGAAATATTTATGTCTCATCCCGGGGAGATTATTATGACACTTACTCCGAAACATTTGTAATAGATTCCAATACCGATAAAGTAGTCGATGAATTACCGCTTCTTCCCAATACAGAAATGGCTATTTGCAGAGATTCACTGTATGTATACAGTACAGAATGGAGTTATTACACCAACAGTTGGACAGTCTCTTACGCCATCTATAATACAAAAACAAAGAAAACTGATACCCGCAATTTTATTACAGATGGTACGGAAAAATCTATCAAGATACCTTATGGAATAGCAATCAATCCGGAAACAGGTGAATTCTTCGTCACCGATGCCAAAGACTATGTGACTCCCGGCACATTATACTGTTTCTCCCGGGATGGAAAAAAGAAATGGTCAGTCATCACGGGGGACATTCCGGCACATATTGCCTTTACAGATAAGAAACTAAAAGAGATTCAATAA
- a CDS encoding Crp/Fnr family transcriptional regulator, giving the protein MRTFIEKLCDRYKVSETDVQSLLNYMEEVHFKKRDLIVREGTKNCNLYFIKTGIWRAYYHKDGVDTTIWFASDGEAAFSVWGYVDNAYSLINIEVMCDSVAYCISRTALNQLFASSIGLANLGLRLMDHQFLQQENWLISSGSPRAKERYLNLIKETPELLQYVPLKHIASYLWITPQSLSRIRAKIASSPQ; this is encoded by the coding sequence ATGAGAACATTCATTGAAAAACTTTGCGATAGATACAAGGTATCTGAAACCGATGTACAGTCTCTACTGAACTATATGGAAGAGGTACATTTCAAAAAAAGAGATTTAATAGTACGCGAAGGGACAAAGAACTGTAATCTTTATTTTATCAAGACAGGAATATGGCGAGCCTATTATCATAAAGACGGAGTGGATACTACCATCTGGTTTGCTTCAGACGGAGAAGCTGCTTTCTCCGTCTGGGGCTATGTAGATAATGCCTACTCATTAATAAATATTGAGGTCATGTGTGACAGTGTGGCCTATTGTATTTCCCGAACAGCTCTGAATCAGCTATTCGCCTCATCCATCGGACTCGCTAATTTGGGGCTCCGCCTCATGGATCATCAGTTTCTTCAACAGGAGAACTGGCTTATCAGCTCGGGAAGCCCACGGGCTAAAGAACGCTATCTCAACCTTATCAAAGAGACTCCGGAATTATTGCAATATGTACCTTTAAAACATATTGCGTCTTACTTGTGGATAACTCCGCAGTCGCTAAGTAGGATTCGGGCGAAGATAGCATCTTCTCCGCAATAA
- a CDS encoding GH92 family glycosyl hydrolase, translating into MMKLKWIGSLLILAGVVGCKTPDRPNLVEYVNPNIGTVHSRWFFYTPAAEPFGMAKLGASTNGTYGNNQGWEAIGYEDNHTSIDGFPCLHEFQIGGISLMPVTGEVKTNPGKLEDPDKGFRSRFDKKDETARPGYYSVLLKDYQVKAELTATARVGFQRYTFPETEAAHILLNIGNRQGESGAVRDAYIKQIDGNTIEGYVITEPEYVKKYQAGSSVAMYFYAKLDRIPESVEVFYQDSTLKAGNEIKGAGAIMCLNYKTKKDDVVNVKIGLSYTSIENAKLNLETEAKDLIFNEALQSTTDKWNESLGRILVSGGTDESKIKFYTGLYHALLGRGLASDVNGAYPKNDGTVGQIPLGKEGKPIYNHYNTDAVWGAYWNLTSLWALAYPEYYNGLVNSQLLVYKDAGWLGDGIAASRYVSGVGTNMVSITLAGAYNSGIRDFDVETAYQAALKNELGWEGRIEGAGKMDVKQFVERGYVPYENSVHYGTHPDGSTFSVSHTLEYCFSAYAVAQWAKALGHTDDYNRLMELSRGWEKLFDDSLKLVRPRVPNGEFIDNFNPLESWRGFQEGNAVQYTFFVPQHPYRLIEKVGKEEVNNRLDSIFTEARKSIFGGGKITYAFAGVESPYNHGNQPSLHIPWLFNFSGKPYLTQKWTRLICDEFYGTNGEHGYGYGQDEDQGQLGAWYVMAAMGLFDVQGGSCERPTFQIGSPLFDKIEIKLSPMNATGKTFVIETTGNTPDAYYVQSATLNGKPLEQCWMYRDELYKGGTLKLTMGNQPNEKWGVENPPHCSE; encoded by the coding sequence ATGATGAAATTAAAATGGATAGGTAGCCTGTTGATTCTGGCAGGTGTTGTAGGGTGCAAAACACCTGATCGTCCCAATCTGGTAGAGTATGTGAATCCTAATATTGGAACTGTACATAGTCGTTGGTTTTTCTATACTCCGGCTGCGGAGCCTTTTGGAATGGCTAAACTGGGAGCTTCTACCAATGGAACTTACGGTAATAATCAAGGATGGGAAGCTATTGGTTATGAAGATAATCATACTTCGATTGATGGCTTTCCTTGCTTACATGAGTTTCAGATAGGAGGAATTTCACTGATGCCTGTAACGGGAGAAGTAAAAACAAATCCCGGAAAACTGGAAGACCCCGATAAAGGTTTCCGTTCCCGCTTTGATAAGAAAGATGAAACGGCGCGTCCGGGATATTACTCTGTATTATTAAAGGATTACCAGGTAAAGGCAGAACTTACTGCCACTGCTCGTGTCGGATTCCAGCGATATACTTTCCCGGAGACGGAAGCTGCTCATATTCTTTTGAATATTGGAAATCGTCAGGGAGAAAGTGGAGCTGTGCGTGATGCATATATCAAACAGATAGATGGAAATACTATTGAAGGTTACGTGATTACGGAACCGGAATATGTGAAGAAATATCAAGCGGGTTCATCAGTAGCTATGTATTTTTATGCAAAACTAGATCGTATTCCTGAATCGGTAGAGGTTTTTTATCAAGATAGTACTCTGAAAGCGGGAAATGAAATCAAAGGTGCAGGAGCTATTATGTGCCTGAATTATAAAACGAAAAAAGATGATGTAGTAAATGTAAAGATCGGTTTGTCATATACTTCCATTGAAAATGCTAAACTGAATCTGGAAACGGAAGCGAAAGACTTGATTTTTAATGAAGCTTTACAGTCAACTACGGATAAATGGAATGAATCCTTGGGACGTATTCTGGTTTCAGGAGGTACGGATGAAAGCAAAATCAAATTTTATACAGGATTGTATCACGCTTTGTTGGGCAGAGGACTTGCTAGCGATGTTAATGGAGCTTATCCCAAAAATGATGGAACAGTAGGGCAGATACCTTTGGGAAAAGAAGGTAAGCCGATATATAATCATTATAATACGGATGCAGTTTGGGGGGCTTACTGGAACTTGACTTCTCTTTGGGCACTAGCTTATCCGGAATACTACAATGGATTAGTTAACAGTCAGTTGCTGGTATACAAAGATGCTGGCTGGTTAGGTGATGGTATTGCTGCCAGTAGATATGTTTCGGGCGTAGGGACAAATATGGTGAGTATTACCCTGGCAGGTGCATACAATAGTGGTATTCGTGATTTTGATGTTGAAACGGCTTATCAGGCAGCTTTAAAGAATGAATTAGGCTGGGAAGGCCGCATTGAGGGGGCAGGTAAGATGGATGTGAAGCAGTTTGTAGAAAGAGGATATGTACCTTATGAGAACAGTGTTCATTATGGCACACATCCGGATGGCTCTACCTTTTCTGTTTCTCATACATTGGAATATTGCTTTAGTGCTTATGCTGTGGCGCAGTGGGCGAAAGCATTGGGGCATACGGATGATTACAACCGTTTGATGGAATTATCAAGAGGATGGGAAAAACTATTTGATGATTCATTGAAACTGGTTCGTCCCAGAGTTCCTAACGGTGAGTTTATTGATAACTTTAATCCGCTGGAGTCATGGAGAGGATTTCAGGAAGGAAATGCTGTACAATATACATTTTTTGTTCCTCAACATCCATATCGTTTGATTGAAAAAGTGGGTAAAGAGGAGGTTAATAATCGGTTGGATTCTATATTTACCGAAGCGCGTAAATCTATTTTTGGTGGCGGTAAGATAACTTATGCTTTTGCAGGTGTGGAGAGTCCTTACAATCATGGTAATCAGCCAAGTCTTCATATTCCTTGGTTGTTCAATTTCTCCGGTAAACCTTACCTGACACAGAAATGGACGCGCTTGATTTGTGATGAGTTTTACGGAACAAACGGAGAGCATGGTTATGGCTACGGTCAGGATGAAGATCAGGGACAGTTGGGAGCCTGGTATGTGATGGCGGCAATGGGATTGTTCGATGTACAGGGCGGTTCTTGTGAACGACCGACTTTCCAGATTGGCAGTCCGTTGTTTGATAAGATTGAAATCAAACTTAGTCCGATGAATGCGACGGGAAAAACGTTTGTGATTGAAACGACTGGTAATACACCGGATGCCTATTATGTACAATCTGCTACGTTGAACGGTAAACCGCTGGAACAATGTTGGATGTACCGGGATGAACTCTATAAAGGTGGAACATTGAAACTCACAATGGGTAATCAACCGAATGAAAAATGGGGAGTGGAAAATCCGCCTCATTGTTCTGAATAA
- a CDS encoding PL29 family lyase N-terminal domain-containing protein, which translates to MKKILFLLLTVVTVCSCYNDDDLWDKVNDLDGRIETLETTVKKMNSEITTLQSLVDALNQGKVITNTEQTSDGYTLTFSDGSTVSIKNGKNGTDAPVIGVKADEDGIYYWTITTNGTTEWLPDATNKLKVTGTTPVMGVDSDGYWTVDTGEGAKRINGTDGKPVKAEGQDGDSFFKSVTVNDNHVLVTLADGTSFTLPKGETYTFDIANRDYTLFSSNETRTYLLTTANIDDATLIAIPQGWTAVLNDKDLRITAPAVSGDDVKDGELKILVTPSKAFGKVIKMQLRAVREAHFLTFEDVDYKGDANMVGERNWSSLIDSQQYGGPLLYPKNNQLYNWSDANNTFLASELPNGWGDYQYWGGGHAISNYLDMDLTHGDFQHQLAVYYQDAKTGFGGHNGSKNFCVHYGYADNSGYANGPLPYIYFGDGVARVVDHMYVTMTTYLANCVANGNGLTAPAGKDDWVKLVAIGYDEDGKEVATRPEFYLVGAEGNILEWTKWDLSALGKVVKIDFNVTGSNDNGYGFSQPAYFAYDDVAVRF; encoded by the coding sequence ATGAAGAAAATTCTATTTTTACTGCTCACTGTCGTTACAGTATGCAGTTGCTACAATGACGATGATCTCTGGGATAAAGTCAATGATCTCGACGGACGAATAGAAACACTAGAAACAACAGTCAAGAAAATGAACTCTGAAATTACAACTTTACAGAGTTTGGTAGACGCATTAAATCAAGGGAAAGTAATCACCAACACGGAACAGACATCTGATGGCTACACATTAACCTTCAGTGATGGAAGCACCGTATCTATCAAAAATGGAAAGAATGGTACAGATGCTCCTGTGATTGGAGTGAAAGCTGACGAAGACGGAATATATTACTGGACCATTACTACCAACGGTACTACAGAATGGCTGCCGGATGCAACTAACAAGTTAAAAGTGACAGGTACAACTCCAGTTATGGGAGTTGATAGTGACGGATACTGGACCGTTGATACAGGCGAAGGAGCCAAACGTATTAACGGAACAGACGGAAAACCTGTGAAAGCGGAAGGACAAGACGGAGACTCTTTCTTCAAATCTGTTACAGTTAATGACAATCATGTACTAGTTACTCTTGCAGATGGAACGTCGTTCACATTGCCCAAAGGGGAAACATATACATTTGACATTGCCAATAGGGATTATACCTTGTTCTCGTCTAATGAAACAAGGACGTATCTTCTTACAACTGCCAATATAGACGACGCAACATTAATTGCTATTCCGCAAGGATGGACAGCGGTTCTTAATGATAAAGACTTAAGAATCACAGCTCCGGCAGTTTCAGGTGATGATGTCAAAGATGGTGAACTTAAAATACTTGTCACTCCGTCCAAAGCTTTCGGTAAAGTAATAAAAATGCAATTAAGAGCAGTGCGTGAAGCACACTTCTTGACATTCGAGGATGTTGATTATAAAGGTGATGCTAACATGGTAGGAGAAAGAAACTGGTCATCATTAATTGACAGCCAACAATATGGTGGCCCACTACTTTATCCTAAGAATAACCAACTCTATAACTGGAGTGATGCAAACAACACTTTTCTTGCTTCCGAACTTCCTAACGGATGGGGTGATTACCAATACTGGGGTGGCGGACACGCAATTTCCAATTATCTGGATATGGATCTTACTCATGGAGACTTCCAGCACCAACTAGCCGTTTATTATCAGGATGCAAAAACTGGTTTTGGAGGACATAATGGTTCCAAAAACTTCTGCGTACATTACGGCTATGCAGACAATTCCGGATATGCCAACGGTCCATTACCCTATATTTACTTTGGAGACGGAGTTGCTCGTGTAGTTGACCACATGTATGTGACTATGACGACCTACCTAGCCAACTGTGTGGCCAACGGTAACGGTTTGACCGCACCCGCAGGCAAAGATGATTGGGTGAAACTGGTTGCTATCGGTTATGATGAAGATGGAAAAGAAGTAGCTACACGTCCGGAATTTTATTTGGTTGGAGCCGAGGGTAATATACTTGAATGGACAAAATGGGATTTATCCGCATTAGGCAAAGTGGTCAAAATAGACTTTAATGTCACTGGAAGTAATGATAACGGATATGGTTTCAGCCAACCTGCCTATTTTGCTTATGATGATGTAGCAGTGAGATTCTAA
- a CDS encoding MATE family efflux transporter, with protein sequence MKDSIDFGSMNISTLFRKLLIPTVLGMVFSALFVITDGIFVGKGIGSDALAAVNITAPLFMIAAGIGLMFGVGASVVASIHLSQGKRKVASINITQAIAFSALLILILSALCLYFIEPLARLLGSSDRLLPLAVEYMAWYIPFLVFYEVLNIGMFCIRLDGSPTYTMMCNAVAAILNIILDYIFIFELGWGIMGAAFATSLGTVVGGLMTLIYLLRFSRTLHLCRIKLSIKSLLLTLRNIGYMIKLGSSAFISEASIACMMFLGNYVFIRHLGEDGVAAFSIACYFFPIIFMVYNAIAQSAQPIISYNFGAGQPERVRKTLHLAIRTALICGISFFILTVLCCQDIVSLFIDRSYAAFDIAVNGLPYFGVGFIFFAVNMIGIGYYQSVERGQRATIITLLRGVVFMLMGFFALPPVLGIPGIWLAVPLAELLTTFYIFGIYLKDRFIVCRR encoded by the coding sequence ATGAAAGATAGTATTGATTTCGGCAGTATGAACATCTCCACGTTGTTCCGTAAGTTACTAATTCCTACGGTACTTGGGATGGTATTCTCGGCTCTGTTCGTTATTACGGACGGGATATTTGTAGGAAAAGGAATTGGCAGTGACGCGCTGGCGGCAGTAAATATCACTGCACCGCTTTTTATGATCGCAGCGGGTATCGGACTGATGTTCGGAGTGGGAGCTTCGGTGGTGGCTTCCATTCATTTATCTCAGGGAAAACGCAAAGTAGCAAGTATTAATATCACTCAGGCAATTGCTTTTTCCGCATTGCTCATACTTATCCTGTCTGCTCTGTGCCTTTATTTTATAGAGCCATTAGCCAGATTATTAGGTAGTTCGGACCGATTGTTGCCGTTAGCTGTAGAATATATGGCATGGTACATTCCTTTTCTCGTATTCTACGAAGTCTTAAATATAGGTATGTTCTGCATCCGTCTGGACGGTTCACCCACCTATACCATGATGTGTAATGCGGTTGCAGCCATACTCAATATCATACTGGATTATATATTCATCTTCGAACTTGGTTGGGGAATAATGGGAGCAGCTTTTGCCACCAGTCTGGGAACTGTCGTGGGAGGGTTGATGACACTGATTTACTTACTCCGTTTCTCTCGTACCCTCCATCTATGCCGGATAAAGTTAAGTATCAAAAGTCTGTTACTGACTCTTCGCAACATCGGTTATATGATTAAACTGGGAAGTTCTGCTTTTATCAGTGAAGCCTCCATTGCCTGTATGATGTTTCTGGGGAACTACGTTTTCATCCGCCATCTCGGTGAAGACGGAGTGGCAGCATTCAGTATTGCCTGTTACTTCTTCCCTATCATCTTCATGGTCTATAATGCCATTGCACAATCCGCACAGCCGATTATCAGCTATAACTTCGGAGCCGGACAACCCGAGCGTGTACGAAAGACACTGCATCTCGCCATTCGGACCGCTTTAATCTGCGGTATCAGCTTTTTCATTCTTACCGTACTATGCTGCCAAGACATCGTTTCGTTATTCATTGACCGCAGCTACGCTGCATTTGATATAGCAGTAAACGGGCTTCCTTATTTCGGAGTAGGATTCATTTTCTTTGCCGTCAACATGATTGGCATTGGTTATTATCAGAGTGTCGAAAGAGGTCAGCGAGCAACAATTATCACTCTTCTCCGGGGAGTCGTATTTATGTTGATGGGATTCTTTGCGCTCCCTCCGGTATTGGGTATACCGGGTATCTGGCTAGCCGTACCATTGGCAGAGTTATTAACCACTTTCTATATTTTCGGAATTTATTTGAAAGATCGTTTCATTGTCTGCCGACGATAA
- a CDS encoding MFS transporter, producing the protein MKTQNSIYAALPVLFGFFVMGFCDIVGISSDYVQRTFNWSPVMTGFVPSLVFIWFLFLGIPIGNQMNKWGRKNTVLLSMGITVVGMLLPLIVYNSATCMIAYALLGIGNAILQVSLNPLLSNVVTSQRLLTSSLTAGQVIKAVSSLVGPEIVLLAVAHFGDDKWYYCFPILGFITLLSAVWLMATPVKREDSSAATQQLSISDTFSLLKDKTILLLFLGIFFIVGVDVATNFISSKLMAERFDWTTEQVKFAPQVYFLSRTVGALLGAFLLARIAEIKYFRVNIVACIFSLLILAFVKNDMVNLICIGAVGFFASSVFSIIYSMALQARPEKANQISGLMITAVAGGGVVTPVIGFAIGTVGVIGGVFVTLACVCYLTYCAFGVKTAKA; encoded by the coding sequence ATGAAAACACAAAACTCTATTTATGCCGCCCTTCCCGTTCTCTTCGGGTTCTTTGTAATGGGCTTCTGTGATATAGTCGGCATTTCGTCCGATTATGTTCAACGTACTTTCAACTGGTCTCCTGTGATGACGGGATTTGTTCCTTCATTAGTATTTATCTGGTTCCTGTTTTTAGGTATTCCTATTGGAAATCAGATGAACAAATGGGGACGTAAAAATACAGTTCTTCTTAGTATGGGAATAACGGTAGTGGGTATGTTATTACCATTGATCGTTTATAATAGCGCGACTTGTATGATAGCTTATGCTCTCTTGGGAATTGGTAACGCTATTCTGCAAGTTTCACTGAATCCGTTGTTAAGTAATGTGGTAACTAGCCAACGTTTATTGACTAGTAGCTTGACGGCAGGGCAGGTAATCAAAGCTGTATCTTCTCTCGTTGGACCGGAGATTGTATTGTTGGCTGTAGCTCACTTTGGAGACGACAAATGGTATTATTGCTTCCCGATATTAGGTTTTATCACATTATTATCCGCTGTTTGGTTGATGGCTACCCCTGTTAAGCGAGAAGATTCCAGTGCTGCAACCCAGCAACTTTCTATCAGTGATACTTTTTCTTTATTGAAGGATAAAACGATTCTGTTGTTGTTTTTGGGTATCTTCTTTATTGTGGGGGTAGATGTTGCCACCAACTTTATCAGTTCTAAGCTGATGGCAGAACGTTTTGACTGGACGACAGAACAAGTGAAGTTTGCTCCACAAGTTTATTTTTTAAGTCGTACGGTAGGTGCTTTATTGGGTGCTTTCTTGTTGGCCCGTATCGCTGAAATAAAATATTTCCGTGTGAATATTGTTGCCTGTATTTTCTCTTTGCTTATTCTGGCCTTTGTGAAAAACGATATGGTAAATCTGATTTGTATCGGTGCTGTCGGTTTCTTTGCGTCATCCGTATTTTCTATCATTTATTCGATGGCTTTGCAGGCAAGACCGGAAAAAGCAAACCAAATTTCAGGGTTGATGATTACTGCTGTTGCCGGTGGCGGAGTAGTTACTCCAGTTATTGGGTTTGCGATTGGAACAGTAGGTGTTATCGGAGGCGTTTTTGTCACTTTAGCTTGTGTGTGTTATTTGACTTATTGTGCTTTTGGGGTGAAGACCGCGAAAGCCTAG